The following are encoded in a window of Roseivirga misakiensis genomic DNA:
- a CDS encoding cold-shock protein, producing MKEGTVKFFNDSKGFGFITDDADGKEYFVHVSGLIDEIRENDRVTFDLKEGRKGLNAVDVKIA from the coding sequence ATGAAAGAAGGAACAGTAAAATTTTTCAACGATTCAAAAGGCTTCGGCTTTATTACTGATGATGCTGATGGCAAAGAGTACTTTGTACACGTATCAGGTCTTATTGACGAAATCCGTGAAAACGACAGAGTAACTTTTGATCTGAAAGAAGGAAGAAAAGGCTTAAATGCTGTTGATGTTAAGATTGCATAA
- a CDS encoding n-acetylglutamate synthase — translation MNYNNRRFRAVQNSPNGEVSTDLIFHYFQNDEILTCEYAGGQIRKGHLIGLVGNDGTIEMRYHQINQSDELMTGRCTSKPELLSNGKIRLHESWQWTSGDLSEGTSTLEEV, via the coding sequence ATGAACTACAACAATCGACGTTTCAGAGCTGTGCAGAATTCTCCAAATGGAGAAGTTTCAACTGATTTGATTTTTCATTACTTCCAAAATGATGAGATTCTCACTTGCGAATATGCTGGTGGCCAAATTAGAAAAGGACACCTGATCGGCTTGGTTGGAAATGACGGTACAATTGAAATGCGTTATCATCAAATTAATCAATCTGATGAACTTATGACAGGCCGCTGTACGTCCAAACCAGAACTTTTGAGTAACGGAAAGATTAGGTTACACGAGTCATGGCAATGGACTTCTGGAGACTTGTCAGAGGGAACTTCTACTTTAGAGGAAGTTTGA
- a CDS encoding YwbE family protein, translated as MDGTNRSDIQIGIEVNIVLKKDQRSGKLTHGFVKDILTKASKHTHGIKVRLKDGQIGRVKEIL; from the coding sequence ATGGATGGTACAAATCGCTCAGACATTCAAATAGGAATCGAAGTAAATATCGTTTTGAAAAAAGATCAGCGCAGTGGAAAACTGACGCATGGCTTTGTCAAAGACATCCTTACAAAAGCGTCTAAACATACTCATGGAATTAAAGTAAGGCTAAAAGACGGTCAGATCGGCAGAGTGAAAGAAATCCTTTAG
- a CDS encoding pseudouridine synthase, producing the protein MLEIVYQDDHFVAINKPNGLLVHRSPIASNTDTYAVQLLRDQIDQYVHPVHRLDRKTSGVLLFALDKDVLRNVQEQFANHQTKKTYWAILRGYSAQEGTIYYALTNEKGKSQEAITNYKTLETTEIDVPFGKHATSRYSLIEATPVTGRMHQLRKHFAHILHPIIGDRPHGCNKQNKLFLEKWQMGTMLLHAAKLELVHPISKKKLILEAKLSTEFSRMMKALEFEYQLPRPKDLPYKELP; encoded by the coding sequence TTGTTAGAAATCGTATATCAAGATGATCATTTTGTAGCGATTAATAAACCGAATGGTTTGTTAGTACATCGCTCACCGATAGCCAGTAACACGGATACCTACGCCGTGCAACTGCTAAGAGATCAAATCGACCAATATGTTCATCCAGTTCATCGTTTGGACCGAAAAACTTCAGGAGTTTTACTTTTTGCTTTGGATAAAGATGTGCTGAGAAATGTTCAGGAGCAATTTGCCAATCATCAGACAAAAAAGACTTACTGGGCTATTCTTAGAGGATATTCAGCACAAGAAGGTACCATATATTATGCCCTCACCAACGAAAAAGGAAAGTCTCAAGAAGCCATCACCAACTATAAAACATTAGAGACCACGGAGATCGACGTACCATTTGGGAAACATGCCACTTCAAGATATTCCTTAATAGAAGCCACTCCTGTGACTGGCAGAATGCATCAATTACGAAAACATTTCGCTCACATTCTACATCCCATCATCGGTGATAGACCTCATGGTTGTAACAAACAGAATAAACTCTTTCTGGAAAAGTGGCAGATGGGAACCATGCTTCTACACGCGGCCAAACTAGAATTGGTTCATCCGATAAGCAAAAAGAAGCTTATTCTAGAAGCTAAACTCTCAACCGAGTTTAGTCGGATGATGAAGGCGCTTGAGTTTGAGTACCAACTCCCTCGACCAAAGGATCTTCCTTATAAGGAACTTCCTTAA
- the ppk2 gene encoding polyphosphate kinase 2 has protein sequence MTEPYNFSDKELKLLNSSSAIKMMLEQGDQINPEKVLRYVKYEKTLEDYQAQLIDLQQWVIKYNKRVCLLFEGRDAAGKGGAIRRATHRLNPRNYRVVALPKPTEQERGQWYFQRYINQLPNPGEMVFFDRSWYNRAVVEPVNGFCSEEEYERFMAEVNSFEEMITNDGIILLKIYFSITKEEQAKRFLDIRENPLKRWKMSPVDEKAQELWDTYTEYKERMFSHTHTDKNPWVILKANRKTVARLAVIKHILKEVPYKEDPLVEGVGTQTQAPSSSD, from the coding sequence ATGACCGAACCATATAATTTTTCAGACAAAGAGCTTAAGTTATTAAACAGTAGTTCGGCCATTAAAATGATGCTTGAACAGGGAGATCAAATTAATCCTGAGAAGGTCTTACGTTACGTCAAATACGAGAAAACTTTAGAAGATTATCAGGCTCAGTTGATCGACTTACAGCAGTGGGTTATCAAATATAATAAGCGTGTTTGCCTCCTTTTCGAAGGGCGAGATGCCGCCGGAAAAGGTGGTGCGATTAGACGTGCGACGCATCGATTAAATCCACGAAACTATCGAGTTGTTGCCTTACCAAAACCTACAGAACAGGAGCGGGGGCAGTGGTATTTTCAGCGTTACATTAACCAGTTACCGAATCCGGGAGAAATGGTCTTTTTCGATAGGAGTTGGTACAATAGGGCTGTGGTAGAACCCGTGAATGGATTCTGTTCAGAAGAAGAATATGAGCGATTTATGGCTGAAGTAAATAGCTTTGAAGAAATGATCACTAACGACGGTATCATTTTGTTAAAAATATATTTCTCCATCACCAAGGAGGAGCAGGCAAAGCGATTTTTAGACATTCGAGAAAATCCATTGAAGCGATGGAAAATGTCACCTGTTGACGAAAAAGCCCAAGAACTTTGGGATACTTACACCGAGTATAAGGAACGTATGTTTTCTCATACGCATACGGATAAGAATCCTTGGGTAATATTAAAAGCCAACAGAAAGACTGTTGCTCGATTAGCCGTAATAAAGCACATTCTTAAGGAAGTTCCTTATAAGGAAGATCCTTTGGTCGAGGGAGTTGGTACTCAAACTCAAGCGCCTTCATCATCCGACTAA
- the ppk2 gene encoding polyphosphate kinase 2 — translation MIEIIGEEDPSMDEPKAKNSLTNEDFNRVKSRADLEEALVNSGKKLEKALFNLDYESQLEQLQVEMVKLQRWIVETGQRVAVILEGRDAAGKGGAIKRFSEHLNPRAMRVVALNKPTDLEMKQWYFRRYIKELPNAGEIVFFDRSWYNRAVVEPVMGFCSKEQYQQFMRQVPEFEHMLFEDGIHVIKLWFSITKEQQQKRFNGRKYDPLKSWKLSPVDERGQELWEKYTYYKEQMFAHTHTSFSPWTILQTNDKKIARLESIRYVLSKFEYEGKEEANTTVLPDPNVVMRFHRSIYHLA, via the coding sequence ATGATTGAAATTATCGGTGAGGAAGATCCGTCGATGGATGAACCAAAAGCCAAGAATAGCCTCACAAATGAGGATTTTAATAGGGTTAAAAGCCGTGCTGATCTCGAGGAAGCCCTAGTAAATAGTGGTAAGAAGCTTGAGAAAGCATTATTCAATCTGGATTATGAAAGTCAGCTGGAGCAGCTTCAGGTAGAAATGGTGAAGTTGCAACGCTGGATAGTAGAAACAGGTCAACGCGTGGCCGTCATTTTGGAAGGTAGAGATGCAGCAGGAAAAGGTGGTGCTATTAAGCGTTTTTCAGAACATTTAAACCCAAGAGCAATGCGGGTGGTGGCCTTGAACAAGCCTACTGATTTGGAGATGAAACAGTGGTATTTCAGGCGATATATAAAAGAACTACCTAACGCGGGCGAGATCGTATTTTTTGATAGGAGCTGGTATAATAGGGCGGTTGTGGAACCGGTAATGGGGTTTTGCTCTAAAGAACAGTATCAACAGTTTATGCGCCAAGTACCAGAATTCGAACACATGTTGTTTGAGGACGGTATCCATGTCATTAAACTTTGGTTTTCTATTACTAAAGAGCAGCAACAAAAGCGATTTAATGGTCGAAAGTATGATCCACTTAAATCATGGAAACTAAGTCCTGTAGACGAGCGGGGGCAAGAGCTATGGGAAAAATACACCTACTATAAGGAACAGATGTTCGCCCATACACATACTAGTTTTAGTCCATGGACGATCCTTCAGACAAATGATAAAAAAATAGCACGATTGGAAAGTATACGTTATGTGCTTTCAAAATTTGAATATGAAGGCAAAGAGGAGGCAAATACCACGGTTTTGCCTGATCCTAATGTAGTTATGAGATTTCATCGTTCAATTTATCACTTAGCCTAA
- a CDS encoding DUF1573 domain-containing protein, whose amino-acid sequence MFLRLLKRFILSLALIVFIGDMGFGQALEFMDLGVLEGEFKRFKRTITWTNRGEKDVDLNLWTDHSNLKFEEGSTKVRSGESIDIPINIALPTEAGDYEYELRLLDGDDFLLHGYQLTFKVLQGELDVFKAYRNVYWPFRTKEEVFNLKAGYRGDTLKAQFDVYNLGGEDLLDLDKLTVSDSIQVSFSSDQVNHHQFAQMQISFASNDASQLGFQRKIVKIYQESKLLVALPIQYTLLPRTDEPSGARLYSNIINYDFKVIKVGQSKDVVISLANNGNELLEIEKMESNCDCLAFNQISSISPGSSQRLRVTFNAKGRLGLEKKTIAIFSNDPKKPVQVLSFRAHVK is encoded by the coding sequence ATGTTTTTAAGACTATTGAAACGTTTTATTTTATCACTCGCTCTGATTGTGTTTATCGGTGATATGGGCTTTGGCCAAGCTCTTGAATTTATGGATTTGGGTGTGTTAGAAGGTGAGTTTAAACGGTTTAAGCGAACCATCACTTGGACAAATCGTGGCGAAAAAGATGTGGATTTAAACTTGTGGACGGATCATTCAAACTTAAAGTTTGAAGAAGGATCAACCAAAGTCCGGTCGGGGGAGAGTATCGATATTCCTATTAATATAGCGTTACCTACAGAAGCTGGGGATTATGAATATGAATTGAGGCTTCTGGATGGTGATGATTTTTTACTTCATGGCTATCAACTCACATTCAAAGTATTGCAAGGAGAGCTTGATGTTTTTAAGGCTTATAGAAATGTCTACTGGCCTTTTAGAACTAAAGAAGAAGTATTCAATCTGAAAGCTGGATATAGGGGAGATACACTCAAGGCGCAATTCGATGTTTATAATTTAGGAGGAGAAGACCTGTTGGATTTGGATAAATTGACTGTGAGCGATTCTATTCAAGTCAGTTTTTCATCCGATCAAGTGAATCACCATCAATTTGCTCAAATGCAAATAAGTTTTGCTTCAAATGACGCGTCTCAATTGGGGTTTCAACGGAAAATCGTCAAAATATATCAAGAGAGTAAGCTTCTGGTAGCCTTACCTATCCAATATACTTTACTGCCAAGGACTGATGAACCTAGCGGGGCTCGATTGTATTCCAATATTATCAACTATGATTTCAAAGTAATAAAAGTCGGGCAATCAAAAGATGTGGTTATTTCTTTAGCAAATAATGGTAATGAGTTGTTAGAGATTGAAAAAATGGAGTCCAATTGTGACTGTTTGGCCTTCAATCAGATCAGCTCAATCTCACCAGGATCTTCCCAGAGGCTTCGGGTCACCTTTAATGCAAAAGGTAGGTTGGGGCTAGAAAAAAAGACAATAGCCATCTTTAGCAATGACCCTAAAAAACCGGTTCAGGTGCTAAGCTTTAGAGCACATGTGAAATAA
- the trpS gene encoding tryptophan--tRNA ligase, with translation MARILTGIQSSGKPHLGNILGAMKPAIDLSNDDKNDSFFFIADLHSLTTIKDPKVRIENTNAVAAAWLAFGFDTAKNTFYRQSRVPEVCELNWYLNCFAPYPMLANAHSFKDKSDRLADVNAGLFVYPVLMACDILLYDANIVPVGKDQRQHLEMTRDIANSFNHQYGDVFVLPDAQINEEVMTIPGIDGQKMSKSYGNTIDIFQTDKALRKNIMKIVSDSTPLEDPKDPANDITFSLFELLADDDQIAEMKSNYLGGNYGYGHAKQALYELIISKYSKERETYNHYIENPALLEEQLLIGEEKARKVAREVLDRVKSVLGFA, from the coding sequence ATGGCACGAATACTTACTGGCATACAGAGTTCAGGTAAACCACACCTTGGTAATATCCTTGGTGCTATGAAACCAGCGATAGATTTATCCAATGATGACAAAAACGATTCATTCTTCTTCATTGCCGACCTTCACTCTTTAACCACTATCAAGGACCCAAAAGTAAGAATTGAGAATACGAACGCTGTGGCTGCAGCTTGGTTGGCATTTGGTTTCGATACGGCCAAAAACACTTTTTACCGCCAGTCGCGTGTGCCTGAAGTATGTGAGCTAAACTGGTACCTCAACTGTTTTGCACCCTACCCTATGTTGGCCAATGCGCATAGCTTTAAAGACAAATCAGACCGACTGGCAGATGTAAATGCTGGTTTATTCGTTTATCCTGTCCTTATGGCCTGCGACATTCTCCTTTACGATGCGAACATAGTGCCTGTGGGTAAAGATCAGCGTCAACACTTAGAGATGACAAGAGACATTGCCAATTCTTTTAACCATCAATATGGTGACGTTTTTGTGTTACCTGACGCCCAAATCAATGAGGAGGTCATGACGATTCCAGGTATTGATGGGCAAAAAATGAGTAAGTCCTATGGAAATACAATTGATATTTTCCAAACAGATAAGGCGCTCCGCAAGAACATCATGAAAATTGTATCGGATAGCACACCACTAGAGGATCCAAAAGATCCAGCAAATGACATCACTTTTTCACTATTCGAGCTTTTGGCAGATGACGATCAAATTGCGGAAATGAAATCAAATTATCTGGGAGGCAACTATGGTTATGGCCATGCCAAACAAGCCCTCTATGAGCTGATAATTTCTAAATACAGCAAAGAAAGGGAGACGTATAATCACTACATCGAAAACCCTGCATTATTAGAAGAGCAATTGCTCATCGGTGAAGAAAAGGCCAGAAAAGTGGCAAGAGAAGTGCTCGATAGAGTGAAAAGCGTCTTAGGTTTTGCCTAA
- a CDS encoding LruC domain-containing protein, producing the protein MNTKYLLPIVLVFIFSACIEQPEIIEPPLEDVELTFPDGFNFKTSRSLDISIEDDRQGVIYEISYLLEDQKQVLGRYNRTGNNTIIHISIPTSTQEIEILQKSSTGEALYLFEVPTNAITLEADLNINTIGQSAFTTNNDCIDRLYAVESSNRGFWSIDLTSGDYEDTDLPLLEGGGSIACALDQSQGLVYYNVRETLYQYDVATGAFSVAQEGNPFNGNYPRLTYYDGHFWMSNGTKLYKVDAVTNETVASYTISGFVNNSSGGDLAFDSNGELYLACFSGLYKFDSFNGNQATLIRISAENFPFQLTSMAIDREDRIYVATNDGNSKLIEISKEDGSYQILKTYNHKINDLTAWRCSADELPQQDSDNDGVIDKLDDYPNDADVAFDVYTPSALGMGTLAYEDLWPVQGDYDFNDLVIGYRFVNVMNSSNRSVRMEIELTIKAVGAGDHSGFAIELPFNKTDIASVTGHEVNGSLISLDANGLEAGQSKAVIVIFNDAYDHVSPNPGETFVNTVDSENSTATKSFNILVQFVSPIEASQMSEAPFNPFIFSSYNRGKEIHLSGKSPTDLADISLFGTADDDTNPGFNKFYQNVDNLPWAINVIHNFRHPIEKTRIDKAYNRFRDWGMSRGTNYKDWYGDNSGYRNLSKIYLRD; encoded by the coding sequence ATGAATACCAAATATTTACTCCCAATTGTCCTAGTCTTCATTTTCAGTGCTTGTATTGAGCAACCAGAGATCATTGAGCCACCTCTTGAGGACGTAGAATTAACCTTTCCTGATGGTTTTAATTTCAAAACTAGTCGATCACTAGATATTTCTATTGAAGACGATCGACAAGGGGTGATTTATGAGATAAGTTATTTATTAGAAGATCAAAAACAGGTTTTAGGAAGATACAATCGAACAGGCAACAACACCATCATTCATATTTCCATACCGACCTCCACTCAAGAAATTGAGATTCTACAAAAATCATCCACTGGTGAAGCGCTATACCTCTTTGAGGTTCCAACAAATGCTATAACGCTAGAGGCAGATTTAAATATTAATACCATTGGCCAATCAGCTTTTACGACTAATAATGACTGTATCGATAGGCTTTATGCAGTTGAAAGTTCGAATCGTGGATTTTGGAGTATAGATTTGACAAGCGGCGATTATGAGGATACCGATTTACCACTTTTAGAGGGAGGTGGTTCTATTGCCTGCGCACTTGACCAATCGCAAGGCCTTGTCTATTACAACGTAAGAGAAACTTTATATCAATATGACGTAGCAACGGGAGCATTCAGTGTGGCGCAAGAAGGAAACCCCTTCAATGGGAATTATCCACGCCTCACCTACTACGACGGGCATTTTTGGATGAGTAATGGCACAAAGCTCTATAAGGTAGATGCTGTGACTAACGAAACTGTGGCTAGTTATACCATTTCAGGATTCGTAAACAATAGTTCTGGAGGCGATTTGGCGTTTGATTCAAACGGAGAACTATATCTCGCTTGTTTTTCAGGCCTCTATAAATTCGACAGTTTCAACGGCAACCAAGCAACGCTTATCAGAATTAGTGCCGAGAACTTTCCTTTTCAACTTACGTCTATGGCGATCGATCGCGAGGATCGAATATATGTCGCAACGAATGACGGTAATTCAAAATTGATAGAAATCAGTAAAGAAGATGGTTCTTACCAAATACTGAAAACCTATAACCACAAAATCAATGACCTTACGGCTTGGCGTTGTTCTGCCGATGAATTACCTCAACAAGACTCTGATAATGATGGAGTTATTGATAAATTAGACGATTATCCGAATGATGCAGACGTTGCTTTCGATGTATATACTCCGTCAGCGTTGGGCATGGGTACGCTCGCTTATGAAGACTTGTGGCCAGTCCAAGGAGATTATGACTTTAACGATTTGGTGATCGGCTATCGCTTCGTAAATGTGATGAATAGTAGTAACCGATCGGTTCGAATGGAAATAGAATTGACAATTAAAGCTGTCGGTGCAGGCGATCATAGTGGTTTCGCCATAGAGCTTCCATTCAACAAAACAGATATTGCGTCTGTAACGGGTCACGAAGTAAACGGTAGTCTAATTTCACTAGATGCCAATGGACTCGAAGCAGGGCAGTCAAAAGCCGTGATAGTCATATTCAACGATGCCTATGATCATGTATCGCCAAATCCAGGAGAAACTTTTGTGAATACGGTGGATAGTGAAAATTCTACGGCCACAAAATCCTTCAATATTCTGGTCCAATTTGTAAGTCCGATAGAGGCTTCGCAAATGAGTGAGGCTCCGTTTAACCCTTTCATTTTCTCAAGTTATAATAGAGGTAAAGAAATACATTTGAGCGGAAAATCACCGACTGATTTAGCCGATATAAGCCTCTTTGGTACTGCAGATGATGACACCAACCCAGGTTTTAACAAGTTCTATCAAAATGTAGACAACCTACCATGGGCCATTAATGTAATTCACAATTTCAGGCATCCAATAGAAAAGACTCGAATCGATAAGGCTTATAATCGCTTTAGAGACTGGGGTATGAGCAGAGGGACAAATTACAAAGACTGGTATGGCGACAATTCTGGTTACAGGAATCTGTCTAAAATATACCTTCGCGACTAA
- a CDS encoding M3 family metallopeptidase, with amino-acid sequence MHNPLLSKFQTPFNTPPFEEITNDHFKPAIEQLISEAKKEIDDIIKNEAKADFDNTIVALEKSGKQLDRASSVFFNLNSAETSDEIQLLARDISPLLTEFSNDILLNQSLFARVKEVFDTIDQSNLTEEQQTLLSKTYKGFVRNGALLNEVDKEKLRSIDVELSQLSLEFGEHVLAETNKYEMVLTNESDLEGLPPFAIEQAKETAKEKGHDDSWVITLDYPSYVPFMTYAKQRHLRKELSIAFSTKAFKGDELDNQEIVKKIVNLRNERAALLGYETHAHFILEERMAESPKKVMDFLGEIREYGKPGAEDDVQQVAEFAKSLDGLEDLQKWDFGYYSEKLKKEKYSIDDELLKPYFQLEKVVEGVFKTAELLFGLTFEQNDEIQKYHQDVTVYEVKDENGAHVSVFYADFFPRAGKRAGAWMTSYAGQFKDGNENHRPHVSIVCNFTKPTGTTPSLLTFNEVTTLFHEFGHALHGMLANGTYESLSGTSVFWDFVELPSQILENWCYEKECLDLFATHYETGEPIPTELIEKIKASANFMEGYQTMRQLTFGLLDMAWHGQDNSGVNDVEAFEKDIFAQTDVLPAVSGTNMSCSFSHIFQGGYSAGYYSYKWAEVLDADAFAYFKEHGIFNKEIANKFKEHVLSAGGSAHPMTLYKRFRGQEPDVKALLKRAGLLKD; translated from the coding sequence ATGCACAATCCCCTACTCAGCAAGTTTCAAACTCCGTTTAATACGCCTCCTTTTGAAGAGATAACGAATGATCACTTCAAACCAGCTATTGAACAACTCATTAGCGAGGCAAAAAAGGAAATCGATGACATCATAAAGAATGAAGCAAAAGCGGATTTCGACAATACTATTGTTGCTCTTGAAAAAAGTGGTAAGCAACTCGATCGCGCTTCTTCAGTTTTCTTCAATTTAAACTCTGCTGAGACAAGTGATGAAATTCAGCTATTAGCAAGAGATATATCGCCGTTACTAACAGAGTTTTCTAATGACATTCTGTTGAACCAATCCCTTTTCGCTAGAGTAAAAGAGGTTTTTGATACTATTGACCAATCAAATTTGACTGAGGAGCAGCAAACCTTACTGAGCAAGACTTATAAAGGATTTGTGAGAAACGGTGCGTTACTGAATGAGGTGGATAAAGAAAAGCTTAGGAGTATAGATGTAGAGTTATCACAACTTTCGCTTGAATTTGGAGAACATGTGCTTGCCGAAACCAACAAATATGAAATGGTTTTGACAAATGAGTCCGATTTAGAAGGATTACCCCCTTTCGCCATAGAGCAAGCGAAAGAAACAGCCAAAGAAAAAGGACATGACGACTCTTGGGTTATTACCCTTGATTACCCAAGTTATGTGCCCTTCATGACTTATGCCAAGCAGCGTCACCTGAGAAAAGAGTTAAGTATCGCTTTTTCTACCAAAGCCTTTAAAGGTGATGAGCTGGATAACCAAGAAATTGTCAAAAAGATAGTAAACCTCAGAAATGAGCGCGCTGCTCTTTTAGGTTACGAAACGCATGCGCATTTCATTTTAGAAGAACGCATGGCTGAATCACCTAAGAAAGTAATGGATTTCTTAGGAGAGATACGCGAATATGGGAAACCCGGTGCCGAAGATGATGTGCAACAAGTAGCTGAATTCGCCAAATCACTTGATGGTTTGGAGGATTTGCAAAAATGGGATTTCGGTTATTACTCAGAAAAGCTCAAAAAAGAGAAATACAGCATAGACGATGAGCTGCTGAAACCATATTTTCAATTAGAAAAAGTTGTTGAAGGAGTTTTTAAAACTGCCGAACTACTTTTTGGCTTAACCTTCGAACAAAACGACGAAATCCAAAAGTACCATCAAGATGTGACGGTGTATGAAGTGAAGGATGAAAATGGAGCACATGTGTCTGTATTCTATGCCGATTTCTTTCCGCGAGCCGGCAAAAGGGCTGGAGCTTGGATGACTTCTTATGCGGGACAATTCAAAGATGGAAACGAGAACCACCGACCGCATGTATCTATTGTTTGTAATTTTACCAAACCGACCGGAACTACGCCTTCCTTACTCACCTTTAATGAAGTAACAACACTTTTCCATGAGTTTGGGCACGCTTTGCACGGTATGTTGGCCAATGGCACTTACGAAAGCCTATCCGGCACTAGTGTATTTTGGGATTTTGTAGAACTACCTTCGCAGATTTTAGAAAATTGGTGCTATGAAAAAGAATGCCTCGACCTATTCGCTACACATTATGAAACAGGCGAACCTATACCAACCGAATTGATAGAGAAGATTAAAGCCTCTGCCAACTTTATGGAAGGTTATCAGACGATGCGTCAATTGACATTCGGATTGTTAGATATGGCTTGGCATGGGCAAGACAATTCAGGAGTCAATGATGTAGAAGCCTTTGAGAAGGATATTTTTGCTCAAACTGATGTGCTACCAGCAGTATCAGGTACAAATATGAGCTGCTCATTCTCTCATATTTTCCAGGGCGGCTATTCGGCAGGCTATTATAGCTACAAATGGGCAGAAGTGCTCGATGCAGATGCCTTTGCCTATTTCAAAGAGCATGGCATTTTCAATAAAGAAATCGCCAATAAATTCAAGGAACACGTTCTTTCAGCAGGAGGATCAGCCCACCCGATGACGCTTTATAAACGATTTAGAGGTCAAGAACCTGATGTGAAGGCACTATTAAAACGAGCTGGACTTTTAAAGGATTGA
- a CDS encoding MFS transporter, translating into MPTIVFSQFAGTSLWFAGNAILPTIQKSWGLATNAVANITTAVMLGFILGTFLFALFSIADRFKPSRVFLMCAILGAMSNIAILVLPQSFLLLLVCRFFTGFFLAGIYPVGMKIASDWYDGKLGKALGYLVGALVLGTAFPHLLNYLGTGLSWTSVLIGTSTLAITGGLLMVLLVGEGPNRKIGGKFEPRKIIDVFKVQKFKYSAFGYFGHMWELYAFWAFLPFILNYYNEQTGSNLNVSLWSFVVIAIGAVGCIGGGFSSIKIGSGKVAYRFLLISGILCGLSPILIHLPPFVFITILIVWGIAVIGDSAQFSTLNAQNAPAEFKGTALTIVVSIGFLLTIPSIQLLGYLSTMIDPSLIFTVLLIGPIFGLIFTRKLLQTNN; encoded by the coding sequence TTGCCCACAATAGTATTCTCACAGTTTGCGGGTACATCTTTATGGTTTGCTGGCAATGCGATTTTACCTACTATTCAAAAAAGTTGGGGGCTAGCAACTAACGCCGTAGCGAATATTACTACCGCAGTGATGCTCGGTTTTATACTTGGAACATTTCTATTTGCCTTATTCTCAATTGCCGATCGTTTTAAGCCCAGCAGGGTATTTCTCATGTGTGCCATTTTAGGTGCTATGAGTAATATTGCCATATTGGTTCTTCCACAATCCTTTTTACTCCTTTTAGTATGTCGCTTTTTCACTGGATTCTTCTTGGCAGGTATTTATCCAGTAGGCATGAAAATCGCCTCAGACTGGTATGACGGAAAACTCGGAAAAGCCTTGGGGTACTTGGTGGGTGCCCTAGTTTTGGGCACTGCCTTCCCTCACCTGCTTAACTATTTAGGCACAGGTCTTTCTTGGACATCAGTGCTAATTGGTACTTCCACGCTTGCTATAACTGGTGGGTTATTGATGGTACTCCTGGTGGGTGAAGGCCCAAATCGTAAAATCGGCGGAAAGTTCGAGCCAAGAAAAATCATTGATGTATTTAAGGTCCAAAAGTTCAAATATTCTGCCTTCGGATATTTTGGGCATATGTGGGAGCTATACGCCTTTTGGGCCTTTCTTCCATTTATCTTGAACTACTATAATGAGCAAACGGGTAGTAACTTGAATGTTAGTCTTTGGTCATTCGTGGTCATCGCCATTGGTGCTGTAGGGTGCATTGGAGGGGGATTCTCCTCTATAAAAATTGGTAGTGGCAAAGTCGCCTATCGGTTCCTTCTGATCTCGGGAATTCTCTGTGGACTATCCCCAATTCTTATACATTTACCACCTTTTGTCTTTATCACCATATTGATCGTTTGGGGAATTGCCGTGATCGGGGATTCAGCACAATTTTCAACCCTAAATGCCCAAAATGCACCTGCAGAATTTAAAGGTACAGCGCTGACTATTGTTGTCAGCATAGGTTTCTTACTAACTATTCCAAGCATCCAACTATTAGGGTACTTATCCACGATGATTGACCCAAGTCTGATATTTACCGTCTTACTAATAGGTCCAATTTTCGGGCTTATTTTCACGAGAAAACTCCTCCAAACAAACAATTAA